The proteins below come from a single Corynebacterium glyciniphilum AJ 3170 genomic window:
- a CDS encoding siderophore-interacting protein gives MATTPATAVRDTELREHPRRDPSEGTEPADDFGGRLVPVTVTANELIAPNLRRLTLSSPEFRELELTGPDEFFGLLMPQQGHDFEPFDTAGRNIRAAVAEIDEAVRPGLRWYTVRHLRQDEGEIDVDVVMHDDHPGPGASWVSQVRPGATAGVWLCNAIWIRHAERPLFVADPSAVPALLTVLEFTDDHHTDDLSRYHVVVVAHSPDDLESGLAEDWSDRVASLQIIYTTPGMESEAVATHLREAAENGHPSAAVEYVWASGEVGMTKTVRGIAVDEWNVDTAFVDWVAYWIEGRPRP, from the coding sequence ATGGCCACCACGCCCGCCACCGCCGTCCGCGACACCGAACTCCGGGAGCACCCACGACGTGACCCGTCCGAGGGCACTGAACCCGCCGACGATTTCGGCGGACGACTCGTCCCGGTCACGGTGACCGCCAATGAGTTGATCGCGCCGAACCTCCGACGGCTCACACTGTCGTCCCCCGAATTCAGGGAGCTGGAGCTCACTGGGCCCGACGAGTTCTTTGGCCTGCTGATGCCACAGCAGGGTCACGACTTCGAGCCTTTCGACACCGCAGGACGGAATATCCGCGCTGCCGTCGCTGAGATCGATGAGGCTGTACGGCCGGGACTGCGCTGGTACACCGTGCGCCACCTGCGGCAGGATGAAGGAGAGATCGATGTCGACGTGGTGATGCACGACGACCACCCCGGCCCCGGTGCCAGCTGGGTCTCACAGGTCCGCCCCGGCGCCACCGCCGGAGTCTGGCTGTGCAACGCCATCTGGATCCGCCACGCCGAACGCCCCCTCTTCGTCGCCGACCCGTCAGCCGTCCCCGCTCTGCTGACCGTCCTCGAGTTCACCGACGACCATCACACCGATGATCTCTCCAGGTACCACGTCGTTGTCGTCGCCCACTCCCCCGACGACCTGGAAAGCGGGCTGGCGGAGGACTGGTCTGACCGGGTGGCATCCCTGCAGATCATCTACACCACACCCGGGATGGAATCCGAGGCCGTCGCCACTCATCTCCGCGAGGCGGCGGAAAACGGCCACCCGTCAGCCGCCGTGGAGTACGTGTGGGCCAGCGGTGAAGTCGGCATGACCAAGACCGTGCGCGGCATCGCCGTGGACGAGTGGAACGTCGACACCGCCTTCGTGGACTGGGTCGCCTACTGGATCGAAGGCCGGCCCCGGCCATAA
- a CDS encoding ABC transporter ATP-binding protein: MSTQTRTQTNTITASGLTVGYGKGAPIIDDLSLSIPGGKVTTIIGPNGCGKSTLLRSLARLLPSRAGDVHLDSTDIGGMKRKDLAKIIGVLPQSPVAPPGLVVSDLVSRGRHPHQSWIRQWSSTDEEEVMAALEMTSVANLADRPVDSLSGGQRQRVWISMVLAQHTEVLFLDEPTTYLDLSHSIEVLDLVRELKGRLDRTVVMVLHDLNLAVRYSDHLVVMRDGAIEAAGSPGEIITSRLLKDVFNLDAVVIDDPVVGGPLIVPSAPPETGDHLGDPAS; the protein is encoded by the coding sequence ATGAGCACCCAGACCCGTACCCAGACCAACACGATCACCGCCTCCGGCCTCACCGTCGGCTACGGCAAAGGTGCTCCGATCATCGATGACCTGTCGCTGAGCATCCCCGGAGGCAAGGTCACGACCATCATCGGCCCGAACGGCTGCGGAAAATCCACACTGCTCCGGTCGCTGGCCCGACTCCTCCCCTCCCGGGCAGGTGACGTCCACCTCGACTCCACCGACATCGGCGGTATGAAGCGAAAAGACCTCGCCAAGATCATCGGTGTGCTTCCGCAGTCACCGGTCGCCCCGCCCGGTCTCGTGGTCTCTGACCTGGTTTCGCGTGGCCGTCACCCTCACCAGAGCTGGATCAGGCAATGGTCGTCCACGGACGAAGAGGAGGTCATGGCAGCCCTCGAGATGACCTCGGTCGCCAACCTCGCCGACCGGCCGGTGGACTCGCTGTCCGGCGGCCAACGCCAGCGGGTGTGGATATCCATGGTCCTGGCACAGCACACCGAAGTCCTGTTCCTCGACGAGCCGACGACGTACCTCGATCTCTCCCACTCCATCGAGGTCCTCGATCTGGTCCGGGAGCTCAAAGGCCGTCTCGACCGTACCGTGGTCATGGTGCTGCACGACCTCAACCTGGCCGTACGCTACTCCGACCACCTGGTGGTCATGCGTGACGGTGCTATCGAGGCAGCGGGAAGCCCCGGCGAGATCATCACCTCCCGCCTGCTCAAGGACGTCTTCAACCTCGATGCCGTCGTCATTGACGACCCGGTCGTCGGCGGCCCGTTGATCGTGCCGTCAGCCCCGCCGGAGACCGGCGACCACCTCGGCGACCCCGCATCCTAA
- a CDS encoding FecCD family ABC transporter permease: MTPTGTTTDTETPREPRRTWVHNSRVPGRPAFRLGALSTVWRPRHFFVTVVLAITAVILFLLSICLGDYPLTPIRVAEIISARLFDSLHLAGLRDLIVEPSRIEELVVFDWRMPRSVTGIVVGAALGLSGALTQSVTRNALASPDILGITTGASAMAVTIIVLGGGASGGLVGWLSGVGIPVAALAGGLLTGLAIWILAYRRGMDPFRLVLSGIIISALLMAFINFLMTRADLRDATTAQLWLSGSLNATNWTRALPVILLVLIGAPIFAWISFQLLAGVLGPDVARSLGQNVTGVQVALLVFSVALAAVAVSAAGPIGFVAFVSPQIAQRLCGRSTPPLLASALFGSCLLVLADMATQSLLPVELPVGLLTSAVGGLFLIYLLVQNNRRASTE, from the coding sequence GTGACCCCCACCGGTACGACCACCGACACGGAGACTCCGCGGGAGCCCCGGCGCACCTGGGTCCACAATTCCCGGGTGCCAGGACGTCCCGCATTCCGGCTCGGCGCACTGTCCACGGTATGGCGTCCCCGCCACTTCTTCGTGACCGTCGTCCTGGCGATCACGGCGGTCATCCTGTTCCTGCTGTCCATCTGCCTCGGCGACTACCCGCTGACCCCGATCCGCGTCGCCGAGATCATCAGCGCCCGGCTCTTCGACTCCCTGCACCTGGCTGGACTCCGCGACCTCATCGTCGAACCGTCCCGCATCGAGGAACTCGTCGTCTTCGACTGGCGCATGCCCCGATCCGTGACCGGGATCGTCGTCGGCGCCGCCCTGGGCCTGTCCGGTGCGCTCACCCAGTCGGTCACCCGCAACGCCCTGGCCAGTCCCGACATTCTCGGCATCACCACCGGTGCCTCTGCGATGGCTGTGACCATCATCGTGCTCGGCGGCGGTGCCTCCGGCGGTCTCGTCGGCTGGCTCTCCGGCGTCGGCATCCCCGTCGCTGCCCTCGCCGGTGGACTGCTCACTGGACTGGCCATCTGGATCCTCGCCTACCGCCGTGGCATGGACCCCTTCCGCCTCGTGCTCTCCGGCATCATCATCTCCGCACTGCTGATGGCCTTCATCAACTTCCTGATGACCCGCGCGGACCTGCGCGACGCCACGACAGCGCAGTTGTGGCTTTCCGGGTCACTGAATGCCACAAACTGGACCCGGGCACTGCCGGTCATTCTCCTCGTCTTGATCGGGGCACCGATCTTCGCATGGATCTCCTTTCAACTGCTCGCTGGTGTGCTCGGCCCCGACGTGGCCCGGTCACTCGGCCAGAACGTCACCGGGGTGCAGGTCGCACTCCTCGTGTTCTCCGTCGCGCTGGCCGCCGTCGCCGTCTCCGCGGCCGGCCCCATCGGCTTCGTCGCGTTCGTTTCCCCGCAGATCGCCCAACGACTCTGCGGACGGTCGACACCGCCGCTGCTGGCATCCGCACTGTTCGGGTCCTGCCTACTGGTCCTCGCCGACATGGCGACCCAGTCACTCCTTCCCGTCGAACTCCCCGTGGGACTGCTGACGTCCGCAGTCGGCGGACTGTTCCTGATCTATCTGCTCGTCCAGAACAACCGGAGGGCCTCCACCGAATGA
- a CDS encoding FecCD family ABC transporter permease translates to MTTGTTDVPEPPGSTRPHTPGVSATTNLRRRRLLGLLGLTVLLVVGFVLSLAYGSRIIPNDVLLDALRQLPSALRAERIDNPDLQVITELRFPRTLIGIVVGAALGVAGALIQGHTRNPLADPGILGISAGASLAVVSSFALFNVTGTGATAAWAFGGALVATFIVFGLASVGGGNVHPLTLILGGAAMNAVLQAIISALVLTDENNLDRMRFWTVGSVAGRDMSVFWGVLPVIVIGLLLAFATGPQLNLLNLGDDVATALGVNTRVARFMGMVVIALLAASATAAAGPIAFLGLVVPHLVRSITGPDYRWILPYSALGGATLLIYADVLGRLVARPGELQVGIVLAFVGAPLFIYMLVRRKVVQL, encoded by the coding sequence ATGACGACGGGAACCACGGACGTCCCCGAACCACCGGGCTCGACGCGTCCCCACACCCCCGGCGTGTCGGCGACGACAAACCTACGTCGACGCCGGCTCCTCGGACTCCTCGGGCTTACCGTCCTCCTCGTCGTCGGTTTCGTGCTCAGTCTCGCCTACGGTTCCCGCATCATCCCGAACGATGTCCTCCTGGATGCACTGCGCCAGCTACCTTCCGCTCTACGTGCCGAGCGCATCGACAATCCCGATCTCCAGGTCATCACCGAACTCCGTTTCCCACGCACCCTCATCGGCATCGTGGTCGGAGCGGCACTCGGAGTCGCCGGGGCGCTGATCCAGGGGCACACCCGCAACCCACTGGCGGACCCTGGCATCCTCGGTATCTCGGCCGGAGCGTCACTGGCCGTGGTCAGTAGCTTCGCCCTCTTCAACGTCACCGGTACGGGTGCCACCGCCGCATGGGCTTTCGGTGGTGCCCTCGTCGCCACGTTCATCGTCTTCGGACTGGCTTCTGTCGGAGGCGGCAACGTCCACCCACTGACCCTGATCCTCGGCGGAGCCGCGATGAACGCCGTCCTCCAGGCGATCATCAGCGCCCTTGTCCTCACCGACGAGAACAACCTGGACCGGATGCGGTTCTGGACCGTCGGCTCCGTGGCGGGACGGGACATGAGTGTGTTCTGGGGAGTGCTCCCGGTCATCGTCATCGGGCTCCTCCTCGCCTTCGCCACCGGCCCCCAGCTCAACCTTCTGAACCTCGGTGACGACGTCGCCACCGCCCTGGGCGTCAACACCCGTGTCGCCCGGTTCATGGGCATGGTCGTCATCGCACTGCTGGCAGCATCCGCGACCGCCGCCGCGGGGCCCATCGCCTTCCTCGGGCTCGTCGTCCCCCACCTCGTCCGTTCGATCACCGGGCCGGATTACCGCTGGATCCTGCCGTACTCAGCGCTCGGTGGAGCGACCCTCCTGATCTACGCTGATGTCCTCGGTCGCCTCGTGGCCCGCCCCGGTGAGCTTCAAGTCGGCATTGTCCTCGCGTTCGTCGGCGCACCACTCTTCATCTACATGCTCGTCCGCAGAAAGGTGGTGCAACTGTGA